Genomic segment of Cytobacillus suaedae:
TAAAATTCTAGATGACTATGTTGCAGGTAATTCTAGAAAAGAACGCTGGACCTCGTTCTTTAATGAAATAAAAGAAAAGAACAGAGAAATGGTAGGTATTCATAAAACCATAATTAGTCATGAGATAAACTTACCTAACAAGCCACTTTTTGAATTAGAATCAGATATTTATGTATTAGGTGAAAGATTAAGATCAGGCAAGAATCCTAATGCAATATTTGGATTAACAAAGGGGAAGAATGCAAAATATCTATGGAAATCAGCTGTTATTAATGGTCAGCCAATTAGAAATATCGAGGAAATAGACATTTTACAACAATACCTTCTATTGAAAAAGAAGAAAGAAGAAGTTGTTCGAAATTGGAATGCTAATCTTGATGAAATAAGTGGAAACTTAATTGACAGTGAAGATAAACGCCTCTTTAGTACAATCGACAAAGAAGTTGAATTCTATGAGAAGCCTTTACAATTAGGCGCTCTAGTTGAAGGGGTTAAACAATTAACCAGCAACTTGTTACTAAATGGCTCCAACTGGTTAGATTATAATTTTTATCACTCACTTCAATTATCAACAAATTATATGTTTGATGTACTAAACTATAAAGTTTGGGAGAACGAATATGACCTCTACAGAGACAGCCTGAAAGAACTATTAAAAGACAAAATGATACACAATATTGTTCAAACATTCCTTGATGTATTAAATGATAAAGATGAATCTAGATGGCAGTATGTAGTTGAAGAGTTATCACAGCTAATAGAAAAGAAAAAGAATGTGGATGAATTCTATGAATTAGTTGCACGCCTTGAAACCTATGCACCCAAAACAGCAACCTCAATCACTGACTCTCTTACAAAAGATATACCTATTCCACAGGAAGTACAAAAAGCTTGGGAATTTAAATCCTTATTCGATTGGATGAAGGAGAATCAAGGATTTGAGGCTGAAAGAATTGAAGAAAACATTAAATCAGAGCAAGACCATCAAAAGAAATTAATCACATCGATTGTTGCTAATTCCACTTGGTTGAATCAAATTAACGGAATAACAGAAACTCAAAAGAGATCACTTGTGGCCTGGAAAAACTTTATTAAACGATATGGTAAAGGAACAGGGAATAACAAGAGATATTTAGCGGATGCTCGTAAGGAAATGGAAAACGCACAGTCAGCAATTCCTGTTTGGATTATGCCTGTAAATCAAGTAATTGAAAACTTCCCTATTTATAACGAGAAGTTCGATGTAATTATTTTTGATGAGAGTAGTCAATGTGACATCATGTCAGTCCCTGTCTTACTACGTGGTGAGAAGGTTATAGTTGTAGGAGATGACGAACAAATTAGTCCGTATGGAATTGGTACAAAGGATTCCGAGATTGAGGAGCTAATACAAAGGTATTTAGAAGGTATACCAAATAAGAGATTATTTGATCATAAAATATCTCTTTACGAAATAGCAGATCAAATTTTCCCTAAAAGTGGAAGGCTAATGTTAAAGGAGCATTTTAGATGTGTTCCTGAAATTATTCAGTTTTCGAATGATCTAAGCTATGGAGGACAAATGGTACCATTAAGACTTCCGTTTGAAAGTGAAAAATTAGACCCTCCAGTTCTTGCCATTAAAGTGGAAGATGGGTATGCATCAGAAGGAAGTTCAAGTTCAATTGTAAATGAGCCCGAAGCAGATAAAATTGTTGAAGACATTGAAAGAATTATTGCAGATCCACAATATGAAAACCAAACCATTGGTGTTATTGCCTTACAGGGGAATAAACAAGCAGCGCTTATTGAAAATAAAATACGCGAGAAAATATCGGATAGTGAATTTGTAAAAAGAAAAATCATCTGTGGGAATGCTTATAGCCTACAAGGTGATGAGAGAGATGTTGTTTTCCTATCGATGGTTATTGCAAATAATAGGAGATTTGTTGCAGCCACAAAGAAAGATCAACAACAAACCTATAACGTTGCTGCAAGTCGAGCGAAAAATCAAATGAGGTTATATCATTCGGTTGAATTAGATAATTTAAGTAAAGAGTGTTATCGATATAAATTACTAAGCTACTGCCAACAGCCTACGAGAGTAAATGACATTGTTGAAAATCTAGAAGCAAAATGTGATTCTCCTTTTGAGATTGAGGTTCTTCGTATGATTGTTGCAAAAGGATATAAAGTACAGCCTCAAGTTAAAGTAGGAAAGTACCGTATTGACTTCGTAATTGAAGGTATAAGAGATCGTCTTGCAGTTGAATGTGACGGTGAAAGATGGCATGGTCCTGAAAAATGGGAAGAGGATATGCAACGTCAATACGACCTTGAACGTGCAGGATGGAAGTTCTGGAGAATTAGAGGTAGAGAGTTTTACTATGATAAAGTTAAATCAATGGAAAGTTTGTGGATGAAGTTGGAAGAATTGGGCATTCGTACTTGAAGAGTAGACTTGTTTGAATACAAAATAAACTAATCGCTTATATATTTTAGCCATGGCTCTAGTCATGGCTTTTTTTATAGGTTTTTCCTTATTATGTGAATATTATGCTTTTCCTGGAAGTTCATCTACCAAAGGTTCTAGTCTGAATTTCCTTGATATAATGATCAATAGCTTAATTAAACAATTTTAACAAGGTAAGCACCTTGTATTTGTGAATAAATGGTAAATATTTGGTATGATATATAAAAAGGCAATTAGAGGAGAGGACTATGAACATAAAAGATGAACAACAATTATGGCAATTTTCACTCATTCCTAATATAGAAGAGTCCAATTTTAATAAGATTCTAGAGAAGTTTTATAACTTAGGAGTAGCGGGATTAGTTCGTGAGAATACGCAAAATTCATTAGATGGTAGACTGCTTACATCAGATGAACCTGTAGTCCTAACAATAAAAACGGGTAAAATTTCAAAGGAATCCATTCCAGGTATTGAAGAAGTTAAAGATAGATTACTGGCACTAAAAGGCCACAACACTTATACGAGAGAGACGATTGAACACATGCATAATAAAATGAATCAAGAGGAAGTTAGCTATATTTCTTTCGAAGATTCAAATACAAGAGGTCTTAAAGGAGCTAAGAACGGTCAAAGTGAATCTAAAGAAGATACTTGGGCTATCTATGCCTACAATAAAGGTGTTCACTCAGAAGAAGAAGATGAAGCCGTTGAAAGCTCAAGAGGTGGCTCACATGGTGTTGGCAAAATCGCTTCCAACGCTGCATCAGATCTTCATATGATGTACTTTGCAAACTGTGATGCAGATGGGAATCAACATCTTGGAGGAACAATTCAGTTAATAGAACACAAATACAGTAATCAATGTTTTCGTTCGACAGGATACTTTACAAAAATAGAACATATTGAAGAAAACAAAACAAAGTTTTATCCTTTTGACAATAGGTTCCATGAAGTATTTGAAAAGAAAACTAGAGGCCTAAAAATCATCATTCCTTTCTTAAGGGATCAATTTAATGATGAGAGAGAAATTATCAAAAGTATTTGTGATAGTTTTTTTATTTCAATTCTAGAAAAGGAATTAATAGTTAACGTTAATGATAAATTAATAGATAGTGAAACTATCAAAGACTATGTCTTTAATAATAATTACTATATCCAAGACATTGCTGAAATGAAGCATGAATTTACTCCATTATATATAGATTCTTACCTTTATCAGGAACCTGTACTTCTGAAAGTATCCAATGGAGTAAGCGATTTTAATTTTAACTTATATTTCCGATACGATGAAAGAATTCCAAAAGGAAGAGTAGCCATCGTAAGAACAATTGGAATGAAAATTGAAGATAAAAAAATTAAGAATAATGCTAATAAGCCGTTCAATGCAGTTTTGATTGCGGGTAAAAATGAAGATGGCTATCTTAAGTCTTTAGAAAATGAATCCCATACAGAGTTAGCTTTTGACCATATTAAAGATCAGCAACTACAAAAAAATGCTAAAAAGTTCATTAACAATCTATCAAAAGAAATCATCAAAGTTATCGAGGAAGCCATAAAAAAGAATAATCCTACTGATGGCTTAATCAATACAAAAGATATTCTTTACTTAGTGGAAAATGAATTCAAACAAGATCTTTCAGATGCAATGTCCACAGTTAAAATAAATAAGGGGAAATCTGTGGTAAAAGTATCTATTGATCCTCCTCAGAAAAAGAAGAAAAATAAAAAGCCAGGAGATCCAAAGCCAAAGAAACCGGATGATCCGGATAAACCTAAGCGGTTAAAAAAAGTAAAACCAAAGGCAGATTCAATTGGAGATGATGAAAAAGCTAATAAGTATAGTGCTCACCCAGACATTGTTGAACGCTTACTGGTTGGAAATAAAGAATTTGTGAAATTCGACTTTACTGACTCAAAGGAAATTAGAAATGAAAAATTATGTAATATATCATTTTCGATCATTGATGGTATGGGTGTAGAGTATACCGATGAATTCAAAATAACAGATAACTATAGTAATGTAACTGATGGTACCAATGGTAAACAATGCAAAATTGAAAATAACTTACTAAAGGATATTGAAATAAACGAAGGTGTTGCACAACTTCAGCTAGAACTAAAGCAAAATTTTAACAGAGCACTAAAGTTTGTTTATTATGTGGAGGTGTAAATATGATCTATAAAAAGGACGCTAACTTCCCATATCCGTTATTAACAAACACATCTAAAAGTTATGAAAGTAGTAACTTTATTCTAGATGTGAACTTAGATGAGAATTCATATAACTTTAGATTTGAAATAACTTATGAAATTGATTCGGACTTTATAAATACTTTAATTAAAAACGGGCAAGCACAGTTAGTATTGGTTATTCAATCAAAGGATAATAAGTTTTTTAATATAAGACCTGAAGAAAGATTTATAGAGATACCTAAATCCAGAATTTCAATAAATAATCGAACTATCATTCAGTTACACCTCCAATCAAAAGAAGAGATCCATTTTAAGCATAATGAAGATCTAAGTGCTTTCTATCAACAATTTAAGGACCAAATAGTTGTACCTAAAAATTCAATTTTAGGCTTTTCTAATGTTGTAACATTTGATGGGAGTAGTTCAAAGCCTTTAGATTTATTTGAAAAAAAGGTTGATCCAGAGCTTAAGTCAGATATAAAAATAGAGCTTGGAACTGAGACTATTATTATCCACTATAAAAACGAGCAGCTACAATTGAATGATTTACCAAAGAGTAACACATTAAATAATCCTTATATTTATCTGGGGCTGCAAAAGGCATTATTTAGATTCATAGTCAACAACGGAGAAGATGGGGAAGTAGATCTTGAGCAGATTGATGCACCTTCAGATAACCTTGACTTTAAGTTATACAACCTTATGAAGAAAAAGATGGTTAATGAACTTAGCATTGAGAAAATTGACGAGGTAATACACTCCATTTCTGATAGAATCCTAGAAAGATATACTTCTGCAGTAAAGGAGCTAACTTCAAATGGAAATTAGGCTACTAAAGAAGGGCTATAAAAATAATGAACAATTTTACAAAGATTTTATGGATGATCAAATTAAACTTAATGATGAATACTTTACAGATGAAGTTGCATTTATAAATGTATCTCCCAATTTTCCAATTTATATTGCACATGGAACCGAAGATGAAAAAAAGGCATTATTCCTACAGGCTTTTGAGGTCATTTCAGATAGTTATTTAAACACAAACAGAGATTTACACTTTGATGAGGTATTTTGGCACTCATTACTTGCTGTGTATAAAAGAGATTACTTGCTAAATCATTATCCACAAATAAATGATGGCATAAACCATTTTAATAATATTGTTCTTAAAGATTTTAATTGGGAGAATTATATTTATAAATGTGTGTTGGGTGCACAATATATAAATGATAATGTATCAGAAGCAACTGAACGAAACAGATACTACAAATTAATTATCGAAAATCTTGATTTATATAACTATATTATTAAGTATGAAATATTTAGAAATGATAAATTTCTAATTAACATTTTGGACATCATAGACGAACTTAATTTTTCTAAGGTAATGAAAGCGAAAATAACTGGCAGAGATGATCTGGGGAAAGATGAACGTATAGGTAGACGGGTTATTTTTGAGTTTAACAAAAGCTATCCTATTGTCATGTCTCCTATGCTTGGAAAAGAGGATTTAAAAGAGTTGTTTTTAATGTATTTAAGTTACTATCAAGACGTTGAACAATTACAAACAATTTAAGATATAAGAATTATAATTTTAGTAATCTAATTGTTAATTCCCAAAGTAAGAGAGGAATCCGTATGATTAAAAATGGTATAAGCTCAGAATTATTAAATATAAAATCTTTTTTAACAGAAGAAGCATATAAGTTTATCATCCCAGATTTTCAAAGGGACTTTGTATGGGGACAAGAAGAAGTTCAACAATTATTAGAAGATCTTTCCGAAGACACGAATGGTTTTTCGTTAAAGGAAGATGATATTGAAGGATATTTATTAGGAAATATTGTATTAATTAAGCCGGACGATAATGAGCGTTTTTTAGTAGTTGATGGTCAACAACGTCTAACCACTACAACATTAATATGTAAGTCACTAGAAGAAATAGTTGAATCTAAAATAACAAAGTCAAAAAATCAAAAAGAAGTTAAAAAGTGGCAAATGAAATTAACTGACATTGTTCAATCTTACGCAATTCTAGATGAGGATGATGAGATTAAGGATTGTAAATTAGTACATGATCCTGCATTGAATTTTGGTAAAGTATATAAAAATATTCTCTATAATAAGGAATATGAGGCAAAATTAGAGTCCGATCTAAAAATCGAAGAGGTTTATACAACAGCGAAAGATTATTTGGAAGCATTAAGTGATGAGCAGCTCAAAAATTTTATCTCTTATTTTAAAAGTCGTGTTTACTTTATCGTAACAGTATCTACCAGCTATAATAAAGCGTTCCAATTATTCGAGGTACTAAATGATAGAGGGAGAAGCCTAGAGCCCCTTGATTTAGTTAAGAATTTATTCTTAAAAACAATTTCAAAAGATACGAATTCCAAAGATGATGTAGAAGAGTTCAACAATGATTGGGTTGAATTTATATCTAATTTGCAGATCAGTCCAAAAAAGAAGATATCTTCTTCTACTTTCTTAAAACATTATATTATAGGAAAGTATGCTGAAAATATTAAAAAGGATTCCGTATACGAATACTTTGAAAATAAAAAACTAACAACTTCTGAAATTTTTGAGTTAGTGAAGGATCTTAAATATGTATCAAAGATTTATACAGAAATAGAAAAAGGAAATTATAAAGTGTTTTTAAATGATCACAATATGTTTATTATTTTTAAGTTATTTAATATTAAACAATTACACTCGTTACTAATTCCCTTCTATAAATCAAATCAGCAATTAAAGGAACAGGTATTGGATTTAGGAGTAAGATTGGGAGCGTCTGTTTTATTTACATTTACACAGATGAATTTTATTGAGAGTAATTTGCCAACTATTTTAGGACAATATTTTGACGGGTTGAAAAAAGGACAATCCATTGAATCTGCTTATAGTAAATTAAATGATGAGGCAAGGAAAATAATCTCAACTAAATCTACTGATATTAAACAAATCCTACCATTAAGGAAACTTGAGAATGCTAATGGTAACTTATCAAATAAAGCAGCTATTATTTTAAAATTTATTGAGTTGTATTTTCATGGAAATAGTGCTGTTATCGTGCAACCCAAGAAGCAGAAAATTACGGTAGAACATATTCTATCAAAAGAAGTTATTTTCGAAAAGGATTCTACAGATGCTGGATTTATTTCGAGCGAGGAAATTAAAAATCATAAAAACTTAATCGGCAACTTAACTTTACTTTTTAATAATGAAAACTCAAGTGTTGGTAATAAAAAGTTTAAGGATAAGATAAAATTATATAGTGATCAAGATTTCATAATCACGCAGAGAATTGTGAAAGATTTAGTATCCACGACTAAAGGTGGGAAAAACGCAAAACTCGTTAAGGTAGTTAATGAAAAAGAAAATAAGTATAGTCCGAACGGTAAGGGACATTTTGAGAAAAATTCAATCAAGGATAGATCATCTAATATTGCTGATTTAATTTATGACTTAGTTAACCAAAATGTAAAAATATTATAAATTTGTTATTAATATTGATAATGTAAAGGGATTTTGAATGACATTTCAAAATCCTTTTACATTTATTTCTTATTATGTAGTTAGTAATATAGTCAAAGTTACTAATAAGCTTTAAATATTTTAAAATTTTGTAGATAAATACATGATAATATAAAACTATAATAAATTTTAAACAATATAAAATGTCTGATAAAACCTTGATATTAATGGGGGGTTATCCACTAATGTAATAATATGGTATGATAATATTGAAATATATAAACATCTAAACATATAGGAGTATAAGTATGCCAACCTACAACAAACTAGTCCGAGACCTAATCCCAAAAATCATAGAAAAAACAGGAAGTAAACCAATTACACAAATCCTATCAGATGAAGATTACATAACTGAACTTAAAAAGAAAAGCTATGAAGAATTAGAAGAATACATGAATACTACAAATAAAGAAGAGGCTGTGGAAGAGCTTGCAGATGTTCTAGAAATATTACATGCTCTAGCAGAGGCTCATGGATCATCTATTAATGAGGTAGAAAAGATTAGAGAAAAGAAAGCAGCCGATCGCGGAGGCTTTAAGGATAAAGTTTTCCTAGTTGAGGTCCAAGATGACTAACATCAAGTTAATTACTAGTAATTTAAAAGAGGAGCTAATTCAAGGAATTGAAAAGGCTTCTTCTATTTATATTTTGACGTCTTTTGTAATGAGTTCTGGTGTCAAAGTTCTTAAAGAGTCTTTGAAGAAGGCGGTAGAACGTGGAGCAGATGTCAAGGTATGTACAGGTGACTATTTATTTATCACCCAACCAGATGCGTTAAGAGAAATAATAGCTATTGATGAACGAATTGAAGTCCGTCTTTGGGAAAGTAAAGGAATATCCTTTCATCCAAAGGCCTATATACTTCAGTTTCATGACGAGGGCTGTTTGATTGTTGGCTCTTCTAATCTTTCTAGATCTGCTTTAACAACAGGGATTGAGTGGAATATTGGTATGGAACAATCAATAGAGAGGGACACGTTCCAAGAGGCTCTTGATCAATTTACAAAGATTTTCTATCATCCTCAGACTATAACAATTAATATAGAAACAATTAAATCGTATGAGAAAGATTATGATAAATATCATCAAGCATATCCTAATCTCGTGAGAAAGTGGACAGAACGAGAAGAAATAGAGTTAACACTTCCAAATACAGTAGAAGTGGAAACTGAGGGAAGTGAATTTGTTAAGGAAACAGCTACTCCATATGGGGAAATTAAACCTCGTTTTGCTCAAATTGATGCTCTTGAAGAACTGAACACTACCTTAGAAGAAGGATATTCTTCGGCAATGGTGGTCATGGCCACTGGACTAGGTAAAACTTATTTAGCAGCCTTTTTTGCGAAAAGTTTTAAACGTATATTGTTTATAGCTCATCGAGAGGAGATTCTTCACCAAGCACGTAATTCTTTTAGAGTGATATCCCCTGATAATGTCTATGGAATATACAATGGTAGAGAAAAAGATGGGGAAGCAGATACTGTCTTCGCTTCGATTTATACATTAAGTATGAAAAGACATTTAGAATTCTTTGATCCAACTGACTTTGACTTAATCATTATTGACGAATTCCATCATGCTGCGGCCAACTCATATGAACGTGTGCTAGACTATTTCAAACCATCGTTTTTACTAGGTATTACTGCTACTCCAGATAGAAATGATAATAGGGATGTGTATGCAATTTGTGATGGGAATGTTGCTTACCGTATTGATTTTTTGGAGGCTATACAGCATCAATGGCTTGCTCCTTTTCAATATTATGGAGTTTATGATGATACTGATTACAGTCAGATTACTTGGCTAGGTAATAGATATGCTGAAGAAGAATTACTTCAGATTCAGTTAAGAGAAGAGATGGCAGAAAGGATTGTTAATGCGTGGAATAAGCATAAACAAACTCGCACCATTGTATTTTGTTCATCAATCAAACAAGCCATATTTCTTTCGGATTATTTTAATACTAAAGGCTATAAAACAGTAAGTCTTCATTCTAAGCAAATAGAAATTGATCGTGCAGATGCGATAAAGCTCTTAGCTAAGGGAGAGCTTGATGCAATTTTCACTGTAGACCTGTTTAATGAGGGTGTAGATATTCCAGTAGTAGATACACTATTATTTGTGCGTCCAACAGAATCTTTAACAGTTTTTACTCAGCAAGTTGGGCGAGGGTTGCGCTTACATCCTGAGAAAAGTCACTGTGTAATTATTGATTTAATTGGAAACTACAGAAATGCTGATCTAAAATTACGTTTATTTGATACCTCAAATGAAGATAGAAAGAAAAAAACAAGTGAAATTCAGCCAGAAGTGCCAGTAGGATGTTATATAGATTTAGAAGTGCAGGTAGTAAATTTACTAGAGGAAATGGCTAGAAAAAGGCAACCTAGAAAACAGCAGTTATATGATAGTTATTTTAAAGTAAAACAGGAACTTGGTAGAAGACCTAGCTACCTAGAACTTCATCTAAAAGGTATAGCTGAGACGAGTCAATATAAACAAGAGTTCTCTTCTTATCTCGGATTTCTAAGTTGGGCTGAGGAGTTAACTGATGCGGAAAATGAGGTATACAAAAAGTTCAGTGATTGGTTTATAGAAGCTGAAAGAACAAATATGAGTAAGAGCTATAAAATGGTAGTTTTGTTGTCTATGCTATACCGTGGCCAACAGAATTGGCATAAATCAATTACACCAGAAGAAGTAGCTCCGTTTTTTCATAGGTATTTAACTGAAAAAGAGTACCGTAAACGAATTGATTTTTCAGACGCTGGATCAAAGAAACTCTGGGAGTACAATGAGGAGAAAGTCAGTAAGTTGATAACGACAATGCCAATGACAAAATGGAGTGGTAGTTCTAAGGAACTTGTGATATTTGAGAATAATCAATTTTGGATTGAATTAGCTGATGTTGCAAATGCTGATCATGAGATACTTTATAATTGGACTAAGGAAATATGTGAATATAGATTACATCAGCACTTTGAACGTAAATCTAACAGATAGAGAGCTCAGAAATGAGCTCTCTTTTGTAAGTGAGGCATATATGTTGTGAAATTTAATATGACAAAGAATTGGTTTGAAAAGAAGGAAAAGGACAAGTAAACTGCCATCGTTTTTGATTAGTTATTATGAAGTATTTCTAATATTTCTTTGCCAAACTCTTCAGCTTTTTTGGGTCCAATACCTTCGATTTTTAGTAGCTCATCAATATTTCTAGGTCTTTTTTCAAGTATAGCTTCCAGTGTTTTGTTAGTAAAAATATAGAAAGGCTTAACATTTAGTTCTCTTGACCGTTTAGTTCGAAATTCCGTAAGCAATAATCTAAAATCTGTAGATGTTTTTGTTGTATTATAACTGGATATAATATTGGAATTGGATTTAATAGAGTTTTTTAAAGGTTCTACGGTGTAGCTGTTTTCTGACTTATTTTCTACAGCGATATTTCTTTGAATAATTGAAATTATTTCTTTGCCAAATTCTTGAGTTTTTTTGTGGCCAAAACCTTCAATCTCTATAAGTTGTTGAATAGTAACGGGTTTTTTTTCGACAAGGTTTTCTAAGATTCTATTTGTGAAAATATAATAAGGTTTAACATTGAGTTCTCTAGAAAGTCTTAATCTAAAGTCTGCAAGCAACTCTCTTAGGGTGTGAGAAGTTACTAATGGATTCTCTAATAAAATGGCATCATAAATTGACTCTTTTTTTATTTCCTTTGGTTTATCTAAGGTATAATCCTCAAAATTAAAGCTTTTTTCTTTGCAATTTAGTAGGATTGCATCAGCTATTCCATAGAGATGTTGATCTAGCATAAATACAGGAGATTTTTTCTCTAACTCATTTTTTAGGAATGTCTTAATTTGATCATGGCGTATGACATTTGATTTAATATTTGATGGTGCATTTTTATCTATGTCAATAATCGTTTTTTGATTTGCGAAAGTGACAGCATATTTTATTGGACACTTATTTATGCTCCCATTCGATTTAAGAAGTCTATCAAGAATTGCTACATGTCGTTCAACTTGATTTATAGGGCTGTACATACCTTCCTTATTAACCACTTTATTATTCTTAGTTATCACTCTTTGAAAATCACCATTTTCTGTAATGTGTATGTTCCCAAATAGTTTTTTTACTTCCATAACAAGAATGAACTTATGTGTAATTATTACGAAATCTAGCTGAGCTTTATAATCCTCGAATTCTATATTTATATTATGTAAAACAAGGAAGGGAAGCATTGAATTTTGTAGTTCAAATAATACGTTTTTTTCGCCAGTAATACCGATAGAAAATAATTTTAGATGATTTTCAACTTTCTTAATATCAATACTAGGGTCTTTGGATTCTGCTAAGCTTGTTAAGTTATTAATTAAATTGGAGTTCTCATTAGATTCTTTGTATATAATAGGTTCCTTTATTTCTCTTTTATCTGTTAAAATATTGAAAACATTTTTTAGAAAAGACATCTTGCACCTCTC
This window contains:
- a CDS encoding nucleoside triphosphate pyrophosphohydrolase, yielding MPTYNKLVRDLIPKIIEKTGSKPITQILSDEDYITELKKKSYEELEEYMNTTNKEEAVEELADVLEILHALAEAHGSSINEVEKIREKKAADRGGFKDKVFLVEVQDD
- a CDS encoding AAA family ATPase — its product is MSDKARQLFEYLLAVNNLRFRVIRDYKEYDKSWNKSHLQEYGDGVFLLGEGEDKEAIIEIHRQSLTEDVLTPPHPDKFIREWITYSYNKENKAPQIPAPKVVVQGSDEVEIRFEDNPERVNLFNKWKSDWTDWATEVIRIKKVQTLYEQFFRINQDFQVEGEGLELLLGSTIFTWKHEVGTIHHPLFTTRLDIDLDTEKGIITVKPTNQGYKFELNILSGIPLPNMEEIQNIGRLARYRDVLEEDVRDLSSQFMQLVDASGRTALEGETISPSKYPIGHIDEYLLILRRKDNQTLKKDLEEIIESMQGEVYEAPATIDSIVGNEVIFDNETNSLKWDKVASDLYFPLAANEEQKEIARRLATNYGLTVQGPPGTGKTHTIANIVSHLLAHGKKILITSQKENPLKVLKDKIPEEIRDLCVPVLGGGRDSLREIEKSIRTISDSLGNLSTAKLEVELARSKEELDNSRRKEAKFKHQLLEYSKDEKIEIDYKGNLITKADVAKMLTEETLEFNWIKDRVTLTSNFPLSEEEFKTLWELRGIVNERDLYLKDSILPDSNLLKNPDEMKSWLSYGKELKHKYDKAIFYTEKIQFPQDKKYTAKLNNELLKILEYKDCFQEGIPFHKILDDYVAGNSRKERWTSFFNEIKEKNREMVGIHKTIISHEINLPNKPLFELESDIYVLGERLRSGKNPNAIFGLTKGKNAKYLWKSAVINGQPIRNIEEIDILQQYLLLKKKKEEVVRNWNANLDEISGNLIDSEDKRLFSTIDKEVEFYEKPLQLGALVEGVKQLTSNLLLNGSNWLDYNFYHSLQLSTNYMFDVLNYKVWENEYDLYRDSLKELLKDKMIHNIVQTFLDVLNDKDESRWQYVVEELSQLIEKKKNVDEFYELVARLETYAPKTATSITDSLTKDIPIPQEVQKAWEFKSLFDWMKENQGFEAERIEENIKSEQDHQKKLITSIVANSTWLNQINGITETQKRSLVAWKNFIKRYGKGTGNNKRYLADARKEMENAQSAIPVWIMPVNQVIENFPIYNEKFDVIIFDESSQCDIMSVPVLLRGEKVIVVGDDEQISPYGIGTKDSEIEELIQRYLEGIPNKRLFDHKISLYEIADQIFPKSGRLMLKEHFRCVPEIIQFSNDLSYGGQMVPLRLPFESEKLDPPVLAIKVEDGYASEGSSSSIVNEPEADKIVEDIERIIADPQYENQTIGVIALQGNKQAALIENKIREKISDSEFVKRKIICGNAYSLQGDERDVVFLSMVIANNRRFVAATKKDQQQTYNVAASRAKNQMRLYHSVELDNLSKECYRYKLLSYCQQPTRVNDIVENLEAKCDSPFEIEVLRMIVAKGYKVQPQVKVGKYRIDFVIEGIRDRLAVECDGERWHGPEKWEEDMQRQYDLERAGWKFWRIRGREFYYDKVKSMESLWMKLEELGIRT
- a CDS encoding DUF262 domain-containing protein — protein: MIKNGISSELLNIKSFLTEEAYKFIIPDFQRDFVWGQEEVQQLLEDLSEDTNGFSLKEDDIEGYLLGNIVLIKPDDNERFLVVDGQQRLTTTTLICKSLEEIVESKITKSKNQKEVKKWQMKLTDIVQSYAILDEDDEIKDCKLVHDPALNFGKVYKNILYNKEYEAKLESDLKIEEVYTTAKDYLEALSDEQLKNFISYFKSRVYFIVTVSTSYNKAFQLFEVLNDRGRSLEPLDLVKNLFLKTISKDTNSKDDVEEFNNDWVEFISNLQISPKKKISSSTFLKHYIIGKYAENIKKDSVYEYFENKKLTTSEIFELVKDLKYVSKIYTEIEKGNYKVFLNDHNMFIIFKLFNIKQLHSLLIPFYKSNQQLKEQVLDLGVRLGASVLFTFTQMNFIESNLPTILGQYFDGLKKGQSIESAYSKLNDEARKIISTKSTDIKQILPLRKLENANGNLSNKAAIILKFIELYFHGNSAVIVQPKKQKITVEHILSKEVIFEKDSTDAGFISSEEIKNHKNLIGNLTLLFNNENSSVGNKKFKDKIKLYSDQDFIITQRIVKDLVSTTKGGKNAKLVKVVNEKENKYSPNGKGHFEKNSIKDRSSNIADLIYDLVNQNVKIL
- a CDS encoding DEAD/DEAH box helicase family protein yields the protein MTNIKLITSNLKEELIQGIEKASSIYILTSFVMSSGVKVLKESLKKAVERGADVKVCTGDYLFITQPDALREIIAIDERIEVRLWESKGISFHPKAYILQFHDEGCLIVGSSNLSRSALTTGIEWNIGMEQSIERDTFQEALDQFTKIFYHPQTITINIETIKSYEKDYDKYHQAYPNLVRKWTEREEIELTLPNTVEVETEGSEFVKETATPYGEIKPRFAQIDALEELNTTLEEGYSSAMVVMATGLGKTYLAAFFAKSFKRILFIAHREEILHQARNSFRVISPDNVYGIYNGREKDGEADTVFASIYTLSMKRHLEFFDPTDFDLIIIDEFHHAAANSYERVLDYFKPSFLLGITATPDRNDNRDVYAICDGNVAYRIDFLEAIQHQWLAPFQYYGVYDDTDYSQITWLGNRYAEEELLQIQLREEMAERIVNAWNKHKQTRTIVFCSSIKQAIFLSDYFNTKGYKTVSLHSKQIEIDRADAIKLLAKGELDAIFTVDLFNEGVDIPVVDTLLFVRPTESLTVFTQQVGRGLRLHPEKSHCVIIDLIGNYRNADLKLRLFDTSNEDRKKKTSEIQPEVPVGCYIDLEVQVVNLLEEMARKRQPRKQQLYDSYFKVKQELGRRPSYLELHLKGIAETSQYKQEFSSYLGFLSWAEELTDAENEVYKKFSDWFIEAERTNMSKSYKMVVLLSMLYRGQQNWHKSITPEEVAPFFHRYLTEKEYRKRIDFSDAGSKKLWEYNEEKVSKLITTMPMTKWSGSSKELVIFENNQFWIELADVANADHEILYNWTKEICEYRLHQHFERKSNR